The DNA window GGAATCAATCAATAGTAACCAACTAGTCACATTGCTCTCCATCCGGTTCCTAAGGAGAGAATAGGGGTTGGTCATGCCATAGATCAATATACCCAGAACCAAAGTGACGCGGCCAGCACCTCTCGGGGTTAAGCAGATAGGCTTGGGTTCATGATCCCCCTAGGAGAACCAGTTCTTGGAGTGCTCACTTTTCTACAATCAAGGTGGAGACTTTGCTAAGGATCGAGTGTGGCGCACTTCCCACCTACATGATTAAGTTTCATTAGGTGATTCTGTTGGGTAGTTTAATACAAATACGTAGAACATAGGGATGTTTCCATAATAAATACAGTTGTAAAATACACCTTGTATAATTTACTGACACGGAAGTGAGTTAATTAAAGCTTTTGGTTTTGCTTCACGTCGAAGCTTGAGTCAACAGAAATGGCTTTTCATTCTCCACTGAAATGAAACTACCATTAATGCAGCCAATTGGGTTTCCCAGCACTGGGTCGTGTTGTGTTTAGAAGAGTGAGGTTGTGAAGCCAGCAATGAAACAGCCAAAATAATTAGAATTTTCtacttttctattattttctttagcAAGATCTTAATAGGTTGTCCAACtattaaatttgtttttatttatttatttattattattatttttttttttttttaatttccttagAAACGGGAATCCTAAAGCTCTGTTGGGGAATGATCCATGACCAAAacctaatgttttttttttttcaatcttgaGGAAAGAAGCAACCAAACAATAGATAAATCTATCGTCATATCAGGGATTTTGTTTCTTACCTTATTCTTTTAACTAATCCACTTGCTCTAGTTTTTCTTAGTTCATTCTTCCTATTCTTTCCTTTGCCAAAGTTGTTGATTGAGAGTGTACAACTGTACTGTGCATGTCGTCTTCGTGGTTTTCTCCTTTCCTGTTCTCCCTCTTTAAGCCTTTTTTTAGAAATTCAGTCTAATGGGCTGGACACAGACAACCTGAAGTAAATCCAGGTCAGGCATGGACTGGAGTCCAGCCCGAAATCCTGGTTCCAAGAGGACTGGGGTCGAACAAATAGTCACAGACAGAGTGGATCGTGCAACCCGACTCAAATCTGTCCAATTGTTTACCACCCCTATTAAGCAGTTGATAAATCAACAACATTTGGGTCACTGGGTGCAATTGTTCTCTTCAATATGAAAGTAAATTATTAACTAAAAACAGTCTAATATATAGACTGACATTCGCAACTTTGTGGTCATATCAAAGCACTCAACCCCTTAGCCTCAATCCAGctttaaagaaggaaaaatagaatATTTAAGACTTGAAAGAACCAGCATCATAATCCAGGCCTAAACCAAAATCATCGAGCGGACGGAAAGAGAATGAATTGGACTGGAATTTAGTGATTCAGCAACAGAAAGGGGACAACAAAAAACAATCAATAAAAAGCATGTCGGCCAACATACCATCCATTTTATCTCCCAGTCCAAGTGAAACAGCGAGCTTAGGCATCTGCTTCCGCCAGGCGGAACCAATCACGAGCTTCCGATACAAATCAGCATCCTCTTTAGAGGCAACCGCAAATGTTACCAAGTGCTGCAGAAAAGTGTGTACGTCCGGCGTCTTCACATTCTCAATTCCCCCACGCTGATCCAAACTCTCCTTCCAAGCCTCCGCAATATCCTTTGCCCGTTCCTTCACTCTCGGCGGCAAAAGGGGCCGCGAATTCCCAAGAATAGGGTCCGCCACAACAGGAATGAGAGATTCCAGGAGCAAGACACAAGCCCAACCCAAATCATTCGACTGCTCACTCTTCTCAACACGCCTGTCAACTGGGAAAACTTCGGCAATCGCCTCCATAACAAACTTCGGTGGATCAATGCAATCAGACAAAACCAAAGGAATCTGAGCACGAAGCTTGTCCAAATCTTTCTTCTTTGCAGTCACAAACTTCCAAAGACCTTCAGAATCCATCTTCAAACAAAAAGATCTCAGCCTTAACAGCATACCTTCTTCACTATCCTCAAATTCTTCTCCACCCGTTCTCTGAAACGCCTTCAGTGCTGCCTCCTTGCGTTCTTCAACTTCAACCAGTGCCTGTTCCACATTTACATCGATAGAAACCTCACGCTTCTTCAGGACATCCAGGGATTCCTTGGTTTTATGGtctaggttttttattttcaccttCAAGGCTTCAGATTTCTTCTGGAGATCTTGCTCTAACGAAGAGAAATGATCAGAAAGCTCCTTCCATAAAAGAGTACAGCTCGTCATCAAGGACGTCTGCCTTTGGAAGTCTTCGAAACTCGTCTGTAACATTTCGCCGGGATCAGGAATAGCTACCGATCCCATTGTTGGgaggaagggaaaggaagatcgGAACCCTAGAAATCGAAATGAGGTCCTGAAAAAGCAGCCGTCGGAGGAAGTGGgtggtaaaaacaaaaaagcagATAAGGGAAAAGTACGGACTTGCTGACGTAGGATAATTAAAGCTCTACACGTGGACAACGTCTTTGAAAAGCTAACTTCTTGAGaatataacatttttttatttcaccaaattaaattCAGACCCTACCATCAAGTCAAGAGTTAAAATGATCATTATTCTCTTTTTACACTAAAACTCAATTTAGcccaattcctcttcacccctaCCTATGCTCACCTTCCCTATTGAACATCTTCGTCCCTCCAATCACCTCCACCTGTCCCATTCTTCCCATCTCTCCTTACCTGTCACCATTTCAACAACAAAAAAGGAGCACTTTCATCATTCTACATTATCCACCATTGCCCTTTCCTCCTACTTTGTCTTAACAGGAAGAGGACTTGCAGAAGCAAGAAATTTATTTACGCTCCATAGCGAATTTGATGAACTCTCGATGAATCATTGGATTTTAGCTTAGATttaaagagaaagaatagaaacaaGGGAGAAATGAAtttaaatcaaaccttaaaaaaCGAACATACGCATTTCAGTCTGAAGTGGAGATTTGAAAAGAGATAAGAAAGGCTATAAAACCAGACGTTGGTAAAACCGACTCACTGCCCACATACTTCAACCACGCGACCAGTACAGGACAGCACCGGCTGCGGTCATGGTTTTTCCCTCAAGCCTCATTCACGCCGTTGAATAGCTCGGCTGAGAGGTCTAGACGACAGGTTTGTGTTTGTGCCTAGACTGGAAATGCCGGAATTGTGTTTGGACTGGAGAAATCTCGGGGCTTTAAAGGTTGTTGGGGGCCACCGTCAGAATCGAAAACGGAATTTCAGAAATGGAATAACAAAAGAGAGATGACAGAAGGACGAGAACTATAGTTGTTTCAAAAACCAAGACACGATTGACCATATCATAGGGGTTTCGCCTAGTCGTCGTGAGGTCCGATTGGCTGTGGTCCAAAAATTACGATTTGGAAGAAAGTAAATTAGGTCTTGGAATGGGTCCAAATCCATCGATTTGgatgaaagaaataataatttattagaagggtatataggtattttatattaaataaggGTATTATGGTATTTAGAATCAAATATAAttactgacatcagcatataaggtatattctttaacagtgactaacggtaggggattt is part of the Macadamia integrifolia cultivar HAES 741 chromosome 9, SCU_Mint_v3, whole genome shotgun sequence genome and encodes:
- the LOC122089238 gene encoding FRIGIDA-like protein 4a, which encodes MGSVAIPDPGEMLQTSFEDFQRQTSLMTSCTLLWKELSDHFSSLEQDLQKKSEALKVKIKNLDHKTKESLDVLKKREVSIDVNVEQALVEVEERKEAALKAFQRTGGEEFEDSEEGMLLRLRSFCLKMDSEGLWKFVTAKKKDLDKLRAQIPLVLSDCIDPPKFVMEAIAEVFPVDRRVEKSEQSNDLGWACVLLLESLIPVVADPILGNSRPLLPPRVKERAKDIAEAWKESLDQRGGIENVKTPDVHTFLQHLVTFAVASKEDADLYRKLVIGSAWRKQMPKLAVSLGLGDKMDEMIKELINKGQQVDAVHFTYEVGLMDKFPPVPLLKAYLKDSRKAANSIMEDRNKSGRVALAGRKEQSALRAVIKCIEEYKLEAEFPSEGLRKRLEQLEKAKAEKKKPAAVPANKRTRASNGGPMPPAKAGRLTNAYVSSFHTPAGPTFIRSPSHAQYPAGVPAYSYDRPAPPALYGSRSPPAVRDPYAYSPEEAAPPVITGPYPGAPLNYPAYGGYGNGLASGYQQAYYR